A single window of Nicotiana sylvestris chromosome 5, ASM39365v2, whole genome shotgun sequence DNA harbors:
- the LOC138868649 gene encoding uncharacterized protein, which produces MKSFIVKTDERLDAHGAAIKELGTSNTEKNPKETVTLRSGQELKEPTLVRKVVSPEKESRKELKTEDDKKNKGKKGVDKKKKEQISSREEHDVSEHIPALPFPQKLYREKLDKMFEKFLDMLRQVNVNLPFIEVLSQKSSYAKFLKEIITKKRKIEETSVVKLIEHCSAILQNKLTQSGDPGSFAILCSLGTLNFDKSLCHLVPQLI; this is translated from the exons ATGAAGTCTTTCATTGTCAAGACAGATGAGAGACTAGATGCTCATGGTGCAGCCATTAAAGAACTTGGCACAT CTAATACTGAGAAGAATCCCAAAGAAACTGTGACCTTGAGAAGCGGGCAAGAGTTGAAAGAACCCACTCTAGTCCGAAAAGTGGTGTCACCTGAAAAAGAAAGTAGGAAGGAGCTgaaaactgaagatgataagaaaaataaaggcaagaaggGAGTTGACAAAAAGAAGAAGGAACAGATTTCAAGCAGGGAGGAACATGATGTGAGCGAGCATATTCCTGCTCTACCTTTTCCCCAAAAACTCTATAGAGAAAAGCTGGACAAGATGTTTGAGAAATTTCTAGATATGCTGAGACAGGTTAATGTTAATTTGCCATTCATAGAAGTTCTCTCCCAAAAGTCATCTTATGCGAAGTTCTTGAAGGAGATCATTACAAAGAAGAGAAAGATAGAAGAGACCTCAGTGGTCAAGCTCATAGAGCATTGCAGTGCAATTTTGCAAAACAAACTCACACAAAGTGGAGATCCAGGGAGTTTTGCCATACTTTGCTCTTTAGGCACTCTTAACTTTGATAAATCTTTGTGTCATTTGGTGCCTCAATTAATCTAA